Proteins encoded together in one Streptomyces sp. TLI_171 window:
- a CDS encoding alpha/beta fold hydrolase produces MGTITVGAEGSTGIELYYEDHGAGQPVVLIHGYPLDGQSWEKQTDALVKAGYRVITYDRRGFGRSSKTMTGYDYDTFAADLDSVLTQLDLRDVVLVGFSMGSGEVARYLGAYGSQRVAKAAFLGSLQPFLLQTPDNPTGVPQSVFDGIAEQAEADRYAWYESFFVDFFNSDETLGSRLSEAALRANWATAIGSAPMAAYACVPAWLTDFRADVERIDVPSLILHGTADRILPIDATAREFRRRLPDARYVEIDGAPHGLLLTHAAEVNAALVDFLTA; encoded by the coding sequence ATGGGCACCATCACCGTCGGCGCCGAGGGATCGACCGGCATCGAGCTCTACTACGAGGACCACGGGGCAGGGCAGCCGGTCGTCCTGATCCACGGTTACCCGCTGGACGGGCAGTCGTGGGAGAAGCAGACCGATGCGCTGGTCAAGGCCGGCTACCGCGTCATCACCTACGACCGCCGTGGCTTCGGCCGGTCGAGCAAGACCATGACGGGCTACGACTACGACACCTTCGCCGCCGACCTGGACTCCGTACTGACGCAGCTGGACCTGCGTGACGTGGTGCTCGTCGGGTTCTCGATGGGCTCGGGAGAGGTCGCCCGCTACCTCGGCGCCTACGGCTCGCAGCGGGTGGCGAAGGCGGCGTTCCTCGGCTCGCTCCAGCCGTTCCTGCTGCAGACGCCGGACAACCCCACCGGTGTGCCGCAGAGCGTCTTCGACGGCATCGCGGAGCAGGCAGAGGCCGACCGCTACGCCTGGTACGAAAGCTTCTTCGTCGACTTCTTCAACTCCGACGAGACGCTCGGGTCGCGGCTCAGCGAGGCCGCGCTGCGGGCGAACTGGGCCACCGCCATCGGCTCGGCGCCCATGGCGGCGTACGCGTGCGTGCCGGCGTGGCTGACGGACTTCCGGGCCGACGTGGAGCGCATCGACGTGCCGTCGCTGATCCTGCACGGGACCGCCGACCGCATCCTGCCGATCGACGCCACGGCCCGCGAGTTCCGCCGCCGCCTGCCCGACGCGCGATACGTCGAGATCGACGGCGCTCCGCACGGCCTGCTGCTCACCCACGCAGCCGAGGTCAACGCCGCCCTGGTCGACTTCCTCACCGCGTGA
- a CDS encoding serine hydrolase domain-containing protein: MVTVGGTSTARFEPVRAALAAQLESGEELGASIAVDVDGVMEVDLWGGHTDAARTVAWRRDTLVNLWSTTKTLGTLAALILVDRGALDLHRPVAHYWPEFAAQGKQDIEVRHVLAHTSGLSGWQQPFTIDDLYDWPTASARLAAQAPWWEPGSASGYHVQTQGQLVGELVRRVSGRTLTEFVDTEIAEPSRADVQIGARQSDWPRIAELVVPSQLSGMPAGLDPDGIFAKTLLGSPARDEHVDTPQWRRAELGAVNGHGNARGMARALSVISRRGRVSGRRLLSAATVDRVLDVQSDGVDLFLGVPVRWGIGFALADERTMPNMPTGRACFWVGRGGSIVMMDLDRRVTFSYTMNRLGDGILGSERTHTYLRHVYEVLNSTD, translated from the coding sequence ATGGTCACCGTTGGAGGGACGAGCACCGCACGGTTCGAACCGGTCCGAGCGGCGCTGGCAGCGCAGCTGGAGTCCGGGGAGGAACTGGGGGCGTCGATCGCCGTCGACGTCGATGGCGTGATGGAAGTCGATCTGTGGGGTGGGCACACCGATGCGGCGCGGACCGTTGCGTGGCGCCGGGACACCTTGGTCAACCTGTGGTCGACCACCAAGACCCTCGGCACTCTGGCGGCCCTGATCCTCGTCGACCGGGGCGCCCTCGATCTTCACCGCCCGGTCGCGCACTACTGGCCCGAGTTCGCCGCCCAGGGCAAGCAGGACATCGAGGTGCGGCATGTCCTGGCCCACACCTCGGGGCTCTCGGGCTGGCAGCAGCCCTTCACCATCGACGACCTGTACGACTGGCCGACCGCGAGTGCCCGGCTGGCCGCGCAGGCGCCCTGGTGGGAGCCGGGGAGTGCTTCGGGCTACCACGTGCAGACGCAGGGGCAGTTGGTGGGGGAGCTCGTCCGGCGGGTCAGCGGCCGGACCCTGACCGAGTTCGTCGACACCGAGATCGCCGAGCCGTCTCGGGCCGACGTCCAGATCGGTGCGCGGCAGTCCGACTGGCCGCGCATCGCCGAACTGGTGGTCCCTTCGCAGCTCTCCGGGATGCCCGCCGGCCTGGATCCCGACGGGATCTTCGCCAAGACGCTGCTCGGCAGCCCCGCCCGGGACGAGCACGTCGACACCCCGCAGTGGCGCCGCGCCGAACTCGGAGCCGTCAACGGACACGGCAACGCACGGGGCATGGCCCGGGCCCTCTCCGTGATCTCACGACGCGGCCGGGTGAGCGGCCGCCGCCTCCTCTCCGCAGCCACGGTGGACAGAGTCCTCGACGTGCAGTCCGACGGAGTCGACCTGTTCCTGGGCGTTCCCGTGCGCTGGGGCATCGGCTTCGCGCTCGCCGACGAGAGGACGATGCCGAACATGCCCACCGGAAGGGCCTGTTTCTGGGTCGGCCGGGGCGGATCGATCGTCATGATGGACCTCGACCGGCGCGTCACCTTCTCGTACACGATGAACCGGCTGGGCGACGGCATCCTCGGCTCGGAGCGCACCCACACCTACCTGAGGCACGTCTACGAGGTCCTGAACTCCACGGACTGA
- a CDS encoding alpha/beta fold hydrolase → MRTTLLNRRSALLGVTSAVGLAVAAVTLPGAAGATPLRPERPTIVLEHGAFADAASWDGVVTRLQRAGYPVVAVANPLRGPATDAAYLRSVVDHIDGPVVLVGHSYGGTVISQAAVGLEGKVKALVYIAAFLPDTGESSLGLTNKFPGSTLGQAIEPVNYTLPDGSQGTDVYIKAEKFRGQFAADVPADKARRMAAGQRPVAAAALEEKSTQAAWKTIPSWSLVTTGDLNIPVAAQRFMSDRAHARTTEIAASHAVSVSHPDAVTRIVEDAARTVR, encoded by the coding sequence ATGCGCACCACCCTTCTCAACCGCCGATCCGCGCTGCTCGGTGTCACATCGGCCGTAGGGCTGGCCGTGGCCGCCGTCACCCTGCCCGGGGCGGCCGGTGCGACGCCCCTCCGCCCGGAACGGCCGACGATCGTGCTGGAGCACGGGGCGTTCGCCGATGCGGCGAGCTGGGACGGTGTCGTCACGCGGCTGCAGCGTGCGGGCTACCCGGTAGTGGCCGTGGCCAACCCGCTGCGCGGTCCGGCGACCGACGCCGCCTACCTGCGCAGCGTCGTCGACCACATCGACGGGCCCGTGGTCCTGGTCGGCCACTCCTACGGCGGCACCGTCATCAGCCAGGCCGCCGTGGGCCTGGAGGGCAAGGTGAAGGCGCTGGTCTACATCGCCGCGTTCCTGCCCGACACCGGTGAGAGCTCGCTCGGGCTGACGAACAAGTTCCCCGGCAGCACCCTCGGCCAGGCGATCGAGCCCGTCAACTACACCCTTCCGGACGGCAGTCAGGGCACCGACGTGTACATCAAGGCGGAGAAGTTCCGCGGCCAGTTCGCCGCCGACGTACCGGCGGACAAGGCCAGGCGCATGGCGGCAGGACAGCGCCCCGTCGCCGCCGCCGCACTGGAGGAGAAGTCCACCCAGGCCGCCTGGAAGACCATCCCCTCCTGGTCCCTGGTCACCACCGGGGACCTGAACATCCCGGTGGCCGCCCAGCGCTTCATGTCGGACCGCGCCCACGCCCGCACCACCGAGATCGCCGCCTCCCACGCGGTCTCCGTCTCCCACCCCGACGCCGTCACCCGCATCGTCGAGGACGCCGCCCGGACCGTCCGCTGA
- a CDS encoding alpha/beta fold hydrolase yields the protein MAFITVGQENTTDIELYYEDHGTGQPVVLIHGYPLDGHSWEKQSAALLKAGYRVITYDRRGFGRSSQPTTGYDYDTFAADLDTVLTTLDLTDVVLVGFSMGTGEVGRYLGTYGSARIAKAAFLASLEPFLLKTDDNPNGVDSTAFKGIEQAVTTDRYAYFAAFYQDFYNLDENLGTRISEEAVRNSWNVAAGASWYASLACVATWTTDFRADLPKIDVPALILHGTADRILPIEATGDLFHQALPEADYVVVDGAPHGLLWTHAQEVTDALLAFLTK from the coding sequence ATGGCGTTCATCACCGTCGGCCAGGAGAACACCACCGACATCGAGCTGTACTACGAGGACCACGGCACCGGGCAGCCGGTCGTGCTGATCCACGGCTACCCGCTCGACGGCCACTCCTGGGAGAAGCAGTCCGCCGCCCTGCTCAAGGCCGGCTACCGCGTCATCACGTACGACCGGCGTGGCTTCGGCCGCTCCAGCCAGCCCACCACCGGCTACGACTACGACACCTTCGCCGCCGACCTCGACACCGTCCTGACCACCCTCGACCTCACCGACGTCGTCCTCGTCGGCTTCTCGATGGGCACCGGCGAAGTCGGCCGCTACCTGGGCACCTACGGCTCCGCACGCATCGCCAAGGCCGCCTTCCTCGCCTCCCTGGAGCCGTTCCTGCTCAAGACCGACGACAACCCCAACGGCGTCGACAGCACCGCCTTCAAGGGCATCGAACAGGCCGTCACCACCGACCGCTACGCCTACTTCGCCGCCTTCTACCAGGACTTCTACAACCTCGACGAGAACCTCGGCACCCGCATCAGCGAGGAGGCCGTCCGCAACAGCTGGAACGTCGCCGCCGGCGCCTCCTGGTACGCCTCCCTCGCGTGCGTCGCCACCTGGACCACCGACTTCCGCGCCGACCTGCCCAAGATCGACGTCCCCGCGCTGATCCTGCACGGCACCGCCGACCGCATCCTGCCCATCGAGGCAACCGGTGACCTCTTCCACCAGGCCCTCCCGGAGGCCGACTACGTGGTCGTGGACGGCGCCCCGCACGGCCTGCTGTGGACCCACGCCCAGGAAGTCACCGACGCCCTCCTCGCCTTCCTGACCAAGTAG
- a CDS encoding Dps family protein yields MTAKPSAEPSDQRGSHPLPRQDGGEIQRFGTVRQLPLGLSHESRMYSCHRLNQVLADTQILYSLYKKHHWTVRGVTSFQLHQLFDAHAAEQLALVDALAERVQSLGGVAVGDPRHVAELSSVARPPDGVEEVPAMLARLLKAHESILVEARDAAARAAELGDDGTNDLLVSHVIRTGEAQVWFLAGHLVDTPPVRI; encoded by the coding sequence ATGACCGCGAAACCCTCCGCCGAGCCCTCCGACCAGCGCGGCAGCCACCCGCTGCCGCGTCAGGACGGCGGTGAGATCCAGCGCTTCGGTACCGTCAGGCAGCTCCCGCTGGGCCTCTCCCACGAGTCCCGGATGTACTCCTGCCACCGACTGAACCAGGTCCTGGCGGACACCCAGATCCTCTACTCGCTCTACAAGAAGCACCATTGGACGGTGCGCGGCGTGACCTCCTTCCAGCTGCACCAGCTGTTCGACGCGCACGCGGCGGAGCAACTGGCGCTGGTGGACGCGCTGGCCGAACGGGTCCAGAGCCTCGGAGGAGTGGCCGTCGGAGATCCGCGGCACGTCGCCGAACTGAGCTCCGTGGCTCGTCCACCGGACGGCGTCGAGGAGGTTCCGGCGATGCTCGCACGGCTGCTGAAGGCGCACGAGTCGATCCTTGTCGAGGCGCGCGACGCCGCGGCCCGGGCCGCCGAGCTCGGTGACGACGGGACCAACGACCTGTTGGTCTCCCACGTCATCCGCACGGGTGAGGCCCAGGTCTGGTTCCTGGCGGGCCATCTGGTCGACACTCCTCCGGTCCGAATCTGA
- a CDS encoding discoidin domain-containing protein, whose product MAFVAVLIATFALAVNQAAPARAAGTLLSQGKTATASSTENAGTPASSAVDGNLGTRWSSSAADPQWLQVDLGNTATISSVGLNWEAAYAKAYQIQTSADGATWTSVYTTTTGQGGSETLAVNGTGRYVRILTTQRATQWGVSLWEFQVYGAAGTGTGSCSTTNAALNKSATASSAENAGTPASSAVDGNAGTRWSSAAADPQWLQVDLGSSQNVCGVQLSWETAYAKAYQIQVSADGATWSTVYSTADGRGATELITLSGTGRYIRMYGTQRATQYGYSLWEFQVFTGGGGGNPGGGKTLLSYGKPATASTFQDSGNCAGCTPAKAFDEDPATRWATSDVNGWVDPGWIAVDLGATAHVTQVVLQWDPAYATAYQIQVSPDGNTWTSVYSTTTGKGFKETLDVDGTGRYVRMYGTARSNGYGYSLWTFDVYGTGGSPTAPPALPPNPANPPRLVWSDEFTGAANTKPDPAKWTQDPGNGQNGELELYTNGDNTNLDGNGNLVIEARKEANGQYTSGRINTHGHLDFTYGHVEARIKVSGTQGLWPAFWMLGSNFKSGTPWPNCGEIDIMEHVGKVADSVYSTLHAPAYNGGGGYGSPYTLAGSDFASDFHTYAVDWDSTHMTFAVDGHSFFTVDRSTLEQTRGPWVYDHPFYIILNNAVGGDWPGNPDATTVLPQKMIVDYVRVSQ is encoded by the coding sequence TTGGCGTTCGTCGCCGTCCTGATCGCGACCTTCGCACTCGCGGTGAACCAGGCCGCCCCCGCCCGCGCAGCGGGCACCCTGCTGTCGCAGGGGAAGACCGCCACCGCCTCCTCCACCGAGAACGCCGGAACGCCGGCCTCGTCCGCGGTCGACGGCAACCTCGGCACCCGCTGGTCCTCCTCCGCCGCCGACCCCCAGTGGCTCCAGGTCGACCTCGGCAACACGGCCACCATCAGCTCCGTGGGCCTCAACTGGGAGGCCGCGTACGCCAAGGCGTACCAGATCCAGACCTCCGCCGACGGGGCCACCTGGACGAGCGTCTACACGACCACGACCGGGCAGGGCGGCTCCGAGACCCTGGCCGTGAACGGCACGGGGCGCTACGTCCGCATCCTCACCACCCAGCGCGCCACCCAGTGGGGCGTCTCGCTCTGGGAGTTCCAGGTCTACGGCGCAGCGGGCACCGGCACCGGCAGCTGCTCGACCACCAACGCCGCGCTGAACAAGTCCGCCACCGCCTCCTCCGCCGAGAACGCCGGAACGCCGGCCTCGTCCGCGGTCGACGGCAACGCCGGCACCCGCTGGTCCTCGGCCGCCGCCGATCCGCAGTGGCTGCAGGTCGACCTGGGCTCCTCGCAGAACGTCTGCGGCGTCCAGCTGTCCTGGGAGACGGCGTACGCCAAGGCGTACCAGATCCAGGTCTCGGCGGACGGCGCGACCTGGAGCACCGTCTACTCGACGGCCGACGGCCGCGGCGCGACCGAGCTGATCACGCTGTCCGGCACCGGCCGGTACATCCGGATGTACGGCACCCAGCGCGCCACCCAGTACGGCTACTCGCTCTGGGAGTTCCAGGTCTTCACCGGCGGCGGGGGCGGCAACCCGGGCGGCGGGAAGACCCTGCTCTCGTACGGCAAGCCCGCCACCGCCTCGACCTTCCAGGACAGCGGCAACTGCGCGGGCTGCACGCCGGCCAAGGCCTTCGACGAGGACCCGGCGACGCGCTGGGCGACCAGTGACGTCAACGGCTGGGTCGACCCGGGCTGGATCGCGGTCGACCTCGGCGCGACCGCGCACGTCACCCAGGTGGTGCTGCAGTGGGACCCGGCGTACGCGACCGCGTACCAGATCCAGGTGTCGCCGGACGGCAACACCTGGACCAGCGTGTACTCCACCACCACCGGCAAGGGCTTCAAGGAGACCCTCGACGTCGACGGCACCGGCCGGTACGTGCGGATGTACGGCACCGCGCGCAGCAACGGCTACGGCTACTCGCTGTGGACCTTCGACGTGTACGGCACCGGCGGCAGCCCCACCGCTCCGCCCGCCCTGCCGCCGAACCCGGCCAACCCGCCGCGCCTGGTGTGGAGCGACGAGTTCACCGGCGCCGCGAACACCAAGCCCGACCCCGCCAAGTGGACCCAGGACCCGGGCAACGGCCAGAACGGCGAACTGGAGCTCTACACCAACGGCGACAACACCAACCTGGACGGCAACGGCAACCTGGTGATCGAGGCCCGCAAGGAGGCCAACGGCCAGTACACCTCCGGCCGGATCAACACCCACGGCCACCTCGACTTCACCTACGGGCACGTCGAGGCCCGCATCAAGGTGAGCGGCACGCAGGGCCTGTGGCCCGCCTTCTGGATGCTCGGCTCGAACTTCAAGTCCGGCACGCCGTGGCCGAACTGCGGTGAGATCGACATCATGGAGCACGTCGGCAAGGTCGCGGACTCGGTGTACTCCACCCTGCACGCCCCGGCCTACAACGGCGGAGGCGGCTACGGCTCGCCGTACACCCTCGCCGGGTCGGACTTCGCCTCCGACTTCCACACCTACGCCGTCGACTGGGACTCCACCCACATGACGTTCGCGGTGGACGGCCACAGCTTCTTCACCGTCGACCGCTCGACGCTGGAGCAGACCCGCGGCCCCTGGGTGTACGACCACCCCTTCTACATCATCCTCAACAACGCCGTCGGCGGTGACTGGCCCGGCAACCCCGACGCCACCACCGTCCTGCCGCAGAAGATGATCGTCGACTACGTCCGCGTCTCGCAGTGA
- a CDS encoding chitosanase, giving the protein MRVYGTQRGTAYGYSLWEVEAYGSGGATPTPSPSPSSSTSPSPSPSPSSSPTAHVNLDDPAKKEIAMKLVSSAENSSLDWRAQFSYIEDINDGRGYTAGIIGFCSGTGDMLDLVEAYTAKNPNNVLAPYLPALRSVNGTSSHQGLDPGFPAAWRQAATDPVFTQTQEAERDRVYFDPAVAQGKADGLRALGQFAYYDAAVMHGPDGLVSIRKAALAKAKPPAQGGNETTYLNAFLDAREAEMRKEEAHSDTTRVSTEQRKFLNEGNLDLTPPLSWSVYGDPYTLNS; this is encoded by the coding sequence CTGCGGGTCTACGGCACGCAGCGCGGCACCGCGTACGGCTACTCGCTCTGGGAGGTCGAGGCGTACGGGTCCGGCGGCGCCACCCCGACCCCGTCGCCCAGCCCCAGCTCCTCCACCAGCCCGTCGCCGTCGCCCAGCCCGAGCTCGTCTCCCACCGCCCACGTCAACCTCGACGACCCGGCGAAGAAGGAGATCGCGATGAAGCTGGTCTCCAGCGCCGAGAACTCCTCGCTCGACTGGCGGGCCCAGTTCTCCTACATCGAGGACATCAACGACGGCCGCGGCTACACCGCGGGCATCATCGGGTTCTGCTCCGGCACCGGCGACATGCTCGACCTGGTCGAGGCGTACACGGCGAAGAACCCGAACAACGTGCTCGCCCCGTACCTGCCCGCGCTCCGCTCCGTCAACGGCACCAGTTCCCACCAGGGCCTGGATCCCGGCTTCCCCGCGGCCTGGCGGCAGGCCGCCACCGACCCGGTCTTCACCCAGACCCAGGAGGCCGAGCGCGACCGGGTCTACTTCGACCCGGCCGTCGCCCAGGGCAAGGCCGACGGCCTGCGCGCCCTCGGCCAGTTCGCCTACTACGACGCCGCGGTGATGCACGGCCCGGACGGTCTCGTCTCCATCCGCAAGGCGGCGCTCGCCAAGGCCAAGCCGCCGGCCCAGGGCGGCAACGAGACCACGTACCTCAATGCCTTCCTCGACGCGCGGGAGGCCGAGATGCGCAAGGAGGAGGCGCACAGCGACACCACCCGGGTCAGCACCGAGCAGCGGAAGTTCCTCAACGAGGGCAACCTCGACCTGACCCCGCCGCTGTCCTGGAGCGTCTACGGGGACCCGTACACCCTCAACTCCTGA
- a CDS encoding glutaminase: MPDSPHRVRRVLATAAAPGRFGAVLDRIGTEVAALGERGRPADYIPLLAGADPRRFGMAVAEPDGTVYGVGDWREPFSTQSITKVFALALVLALEGAEIWRRVGREPSGNPFNSLVQLEYENGVPRNPFINAGALVVTDRLQTLTGHAAGRVRDLLREESGNSDVDFVPEVAASEATHGDRNAALAHFMASYGNITNPVPHLLAAYFSQCSIAASCADLALAAGFLARRGVRANGSVLLTRSQTKQVNAVMLTCGTYDAAGEFAHRVGLPGKSGVGGGIVAVVPGVCTLCVWSPGLDRHGNSVAGVWALDRFTTLTGLSVF, encoded by the coding sequence ATGCCCGACAGCCCTCACCGCGTCCGGAGGGTCCTGGCGACCGCGGCCGCACCCGGGCGCTTCGGCGCCGTACTGGACCGGATCGGCACGGAGGTTGCCGCGCTCGGCGAACGGGGCCGTCCCGCCGACTACATCCCGCTGCTGGCCGGGGCCGATCCCCGGCGGTTCGGCATGGCCGTCGCCGAACCGGACGGAACGGTATACGGCGTCGGCGACTGGCGGGAGCCCTTCTCCACGCAGTCCATCACCAAGGTCTTCGCGCTGGCCCTGGTGCTCGCGCTGGAGGGCGCGGAGATCTGGCGGCGCGTGGGCCGCGAGCCCTCCGGCAATCCCTTCAACTCCCTGGTGCAGCTGGAGTACGAGAACGGCGTACCGCGCAACCCGTTCATCAACGCCGGCGCCCTGGTGGTCACCGACCGGCTGCAGACGCTGACCGGGCACGCGGCCGGCCGGGTGCGGGACCTCCTGCGCGAGGAGAGCGGCAATTCGGACGTCGACTTCGTGCCGGAGGTCGCCGCCTCCGAGGCCACCCACGGCGACCGCAACGCCGCCCTGGCCCACTTCATGGCCTCCTACGGCAACATCACCAATCCGGTTCCGCACCTGCTGGCGGCCTACTTCAGCCAGTGCTCGATCGCGGCCTCCTGCGCGGACCTGGCGCTGGCCGCGGGCTTCCTGGCCCGGCGCGGCGTCCGTGCCAACGGCTCGGTGCTGCTGACCCGCAGTCAGACCAAACAGGTCAACGCCGTCATGCTCACCTGCGGCACCTACGACGCGGCCGGGGAGTTCGCCCACCGGGTGGGGCTTCCGGGCAAGAGCGGCGTCGGCGGGGGAATCGTCGCGGTCGTGCCCGGGGTGTGCACGCTGTGCGTGTGGAGCCCCGGCCTCGACCGGCACGGCAACTCGGTGGCCGGCGTGTGGGCGCTGGACCGCTTCACCACCCTCACCGGTCTGTCGGTCTTCTGA
- a CDS encoding M4 family metallopeptidase, producing the protein MPRKNALAAAVAAALALGTVTVVATQSTAAADSSATRPGAGFRAMSADARAEALRTADGEAPTVARSLGFGPDERLTAKDVLVDTDGARHVRYDRSFRGLPVIGGDLVVHYGRDGRATSSDQAHPGAIRMASTTPKLSPGDASTAAVKHAKHVRNAKADTAGASTLVVYAVGKVPVLAYRSTVTGDGDSGPASREAVVVDASSGAPLDQYELQQGVTGTGNGVTVGQVSIETTQSGTGYTLTDAAHGGTIVYDSYNSSQSNPKQNARTFSKSSNSWGTGTTSSRESAAVDASYGLAKTWDYYKDSFNRSGIRNDGKGAPAYVHVDTSLLNAFYDDSCFCMAFGDGSSQNSNTPVTALDVAGHEMSHGVTAATANLNYSGESGGLNEATSDIFGTMVEFYANNAGDPGDYYIGEKLNMSGGYMRRMDNPAADGSSLGCWSSSAGSVDVHYSSGIGNHFFYLAAEGTGAKTIGGRAHNGTTCNNDTFTGIGKDKAAAVWYRALTTYMTSTTTYSSARTATLQAAADLYGANSQERYLVSKAWAAVSVGTALPDPGTASPTPSPSTSTSTSPSPSTSASPSPSSSSTPTGNALTNGTFEQGTTGWTQSDDDITNSTLQPAHGGSWYAWMMGYGASAIESLSQSNIAVPSTGSPKLTFWLKVSTQESGATAYDTLKVNVNGTTLATYSNANAGSGYVQKTVDLSAYKGRAVTLEFAGAEDAYLATVFLVDDVSVG; encoded by the coding sequence ATGCCCCGCAAGAACGCCCTTGCCGCTGCCGTCGCGGCGGCCCTCGCCCTGGGCACCGTGACCGTGGTGGCCACCCAGTCCACCGCGGCCGCCGACAGCTCCGCCACCCGACCCGGCGCCGGGTTCCGGGCCATGAGCGCCGACGCCCGGGCCGAGGCGCTGCGCACCGCCGACGGGGAGGCCCCCACCGTCGCCAGGTCGCTGGGCTTCGGGCCCGACGAGCGGCTGACGGCCAAGGACGTGCTGGTCGACACCGACGGCGCCCGGCACGTGCGCTACGACCGCAGCTTCCGCGGACTGCCGGTCATCGGCGGCGACCTGGTCGTCCACTACGGCAGGGACGGCCGGGCCACCAGCTCCGACCAGGCCCACCCGGGCGCGATCAGGATGGCGAGCACCACGCCGAAGCTCAGCCCGGGCGACGCCTCGACCGCGGCCGTCAAGCACGCCAAGCACGTCAGGAACGCGAAGGCCGACACCGCGGGCGCCAGCACCCTGGTGGTGTACGCGGTCGGCAAGGTGCCGGTCCTCGCCTACCGCTCCACCGTCACCGGCGACGGTGACTCCGGACCGGCCTCGCGCGAGGCGGTGGTCGTGGACGCGTCCAGCGGCGCACCGCTGGACCAGTACGAGCTGCAGCAGGGCGTCACGGGCACCGGCAACGGCGTCACCGTCGGCCAGGTCTCCATCGAGACCACCCAGTCCGGCACCGGATACACCCTCACCGACGCGGCGCACGGCGGGACCATCGTCTACGACTCCTACAACAGCTCGCAGTCCAACCCGAAGCAGAACGCCCGGACCTTCAGCAAGTCCAGCAACTCCTGGGGCACCGGCACCACGTCGAGCCGGGAGAGCGCGGCGGTGGACGCCTCCTACGGCCTCGCCAAGACCTGGGACTACTACAAGGACTCGTTCAACCGATCCGGCATCCGCAACGACGGCAAGGGCGCCCCGGCGTACGTGCACGTCGATACGAGCCTGCTGAACGCCTTCTACGACGACTCCTGCTTCTGCATGGCCTTCGGCGACGGCTCCTCGCAGAACTCCAACACCCCGGTCACCGCGCTCGACGTGGCCGGCCACGAGATGAGCCACGGTGTCACCGCCGCCACCGCGAACCTCAACTACTCCGGCGAGTCCGGGGGCCTGAACGAGGCCACCTCCGACATCTTCGGCACCATGGTCGAGTTCTACGCCAACAACGCCGGCGATCCCGGCGACTACTACATCGGCGAGAAGCTCAACATGTCGGGCGGCTACATGCGCCGCATGGACAACCCCGCCGCCGACGGCAGCAGTCTGGGCTGCTGGAGCTCCAGCGCCGGATCGGTGGACGTCCACTACTCCTCCGGCATCGGCAACCACTTCTTCTACCTCGCCGCCGAGGGCACCGGGGCCAAGACCATCGGCGGACGCGCCCACAACGGGACCACCTGCAACAACGACACCTTCACCGGCATCGGCAAGGACAAGGCCGCCGCCGTCTGGTACCGCGCGTTGACCACCTACATGACCTCCACCACCACCTACTCCTCGGCCCGCACCGCCACCCTGCAGGCCGCCGCCGACCTGTACGGCGCCAACTCCCAGGAGCGGTACCTCGTCTCCAAGGCGTGGGCCGCCGTCAGCGTCGGCACCGCACTGCCCGACCCCGGCACCGCCAGCCCCACCCCGTCGCCCTCCACCTCCACGTCCACCAGCCCCTCCCCGTCGACGTCCGCCAGCCCTTCCCCCTCGTCGTCGTCGACCCCCACCGGCAACGCGCTGACCAACGGCACCTTCGAACAGGGCACCACCGGCTGGACCCAGAGCGACGACGACATCACCAACTCCACCCTCCAGCCCGCGCACGGCGGCTCCTGGTACGCCTGGATGATGGGCTACGGCGCCTCCGCCATCGAGTCCCTCTCGCAGTCGAACATCGCGGTGCCGTCCACCGGCAGCCCCAAGCTCACCTTCTGGCTGAAGGTCAGCACCCAGGAGTCCGGCGCCACCGCCTACGACACCCTCAAGGTCAACGTCAACGGCACTACCCTCGCCACCTACTCCAACGCCAACGCCGGCTCCGGATACGTCCAGAAGACCGTCGACCTGTCCGCCTACAAGGGCCGAGCGGTGACGCTGGAGTTCGCCGGCGCCGAGGACGCCTACCTGGCCACCGTCTTCCTCGTCGACGACGTCTCCGTCGGCTGA